The following proteins are co-located in the Panthera tigris isolate Pti1 chromosome F2, P.tigris_Pti1_mat1.1, whole genome shotgun sequence genome:
- the LOC122234892 gene encoding LOW QUALITY PROTEIN: uncharacterized protein LOC122234892 (The sequence of the model RefSeq protein was modified relative to this genomic sequence to represent the inferred CDS: inserted 1 base in 1 codon; deleted 1 base in 1 codon; substituted 1 base at 1 genomic stop codon) translates to MFTHQPTWDNCQQLLRILFTTEERERIQLEARNLVPGDDSRPTSNPDLINVAFPLTRPPQDECDYNMAEGRGRLLIYRQTLMAGLWAAAHKPTNLAKVYLVVQGKAESPAAYLERLMEAFRQFTPMDPEVPENQAAVVMSFGGWGSDPLPEPRVTLQVEGTPVQFLVDTGAQHSVLVKPHGKVSEKSSWVQGATGIKRYPWTTRRTVDLGTGKVTHSFLVIPDSPCPLLGRDLLIKMGAQIHFQPGGPTVTDFHNQPISVLTVKLEDEYRLHQEPTPLDQGIEPWLQRFPDAWAETGGMGLAKHRPALFIEVKPGTDPVRMRQYPMPAEAKNGITLHIHRLLDFGVLRTCHSAWNTPLLPVRKPNSREYRPVQDLREVNKRVMDIHPTVPNPYTLLSTLSPEKQWYTVLDLKDAFFSLPLAPKSQELFAFEWTDPDRGINGQLTWTRLPQGFKNSPTLFDEALHEDLSEYRQQHPNITLLQYVDDLLIAPKTPEACIQGTEGLLRTLGTLGYHASAKKAQICKSEVTYLGYLLRGGQRWLTDARKETVLRIPRPQTPRQVREFLGSAGFCRLWIPGFAELAKPLYQATKDQQPFSWTEEAEQDFQQIKTALLSAPALGLPDVSKPFHLYVDENRSIAKAVLTQHLGPWRRPVAYLSKKLDPVAAGWPPCLRMIAATALMVKDADKLTMGQKLQVTTPHAIKGILKQPPDQWLSNARLTHYQGLLLNPLRVIFTPPTALNPASLLPDPDMGTPLHDCADILAQVYGVWEDLQDQPLSDADAIWFTDGSSFVHQGQRYAGAVVTSETEVVXAEALPXGTSAQKAELIALTQALKLGRDRKLTVYTDSRYAFATAHVHGAIYRERGLLTAEGKDIKNKEEILTLLAALWEPKKLAIVHCPGHQKTTDPVSRGNNLADQTAKNIARPPAQLLTLQLPDPGPWELPPSPEDSKSSIILPDKLGWQVLEQIHRSTHLGSRRMLDLLRQTGLKIRNVSDKVDQVVTKCTVCQLNNASSNPQTTGVRQRGSRPGTYWEVDFTEVKPGKYGYKYLLVFVDTFSGWTEAFPTKNETAQIVAKKILEEILPRYGFPVMIGSDNGPAFVSKVSQGLDSILGADWKLHCAYRPQSSGQVERMNRTLKETLTKLTMETGANWVVLLPYALFRVRNSPYKLGLTPYEILHGRPPPIIPNLKDNLVKAENDNSLEFLFSLQALQRVHEDVWPKLKELYETGPLPIPHQFRPGDWVLVKRHRQGTLEPRWKGPFQVILTTPTAIKVDKIATWIHFAHAKPVDLFSDLIGPSKTTWTVDRTKDNPLKLTLRRQRTEP, encoded by the exons ATGTTCACCCACCAGCCCACCTGGGACAATTGTCAGCAGCTCCTCCGCATCCTGTTCACTACAGAGGAGCGAGAGAGGATCCAATTAGAAGCAAGAAATCTGGTTCCCGGAGACGACAGTCGGCCGACATCTAACCCTGACCTCATTAATGTGGCTTTCCCCCTAACCAGACCTCCACAGGACGAATGTGACTACAACATGGCAGAAGGTAGGGGAAGGCTACTCATTTATCGCCAGACTCTGATGGCGGGTCTCTGGGCTGCAGCTCACAAGCCCACCAATTTGGCTAAGGTATATTTGGTcgtacagggaaaggcagagagtccAGCTGCTTACTTAGAGAGATTAATGGAAGCCTTTAGGCAGTTTACTCCCATGGATCCAGAAGTCCCTGAGAACCAGGCTGCTGTCGTTATGTCCTTT GGAGGATGGGGTTCGGATCCCCTTCCCGAACCTAGGGTAACGTtgcaagtggaggggaccccggtCCAGTTCCTAGTTGATACCGGGGCACAGCACTCAGTTCTGGTCAAGCCCCATggaaaagtatctgaaaaatcatcctgggtacaaggggccacCGGAATAAAGAGGTACCCCTGGACAACTCGGAGGACTGTGGACTTAGGAACTGGGAAGGTAACCCACTCCTTCCTGGTCATTCCtgacagcccctgccccctgttGGGGAGAGATCTGCTTATCAAAATGGGGGCCCAAATTCATTTCCAACCGGGGGGACCCACAGTGACTGACTTCCACAACCAACCCATATCTGTACTCACTGTGAAACTAGAAGATGAATATAGGCTCCATCAGGAACCCACTCCTCTGGATCAGGGCATCGAGCCCTGGCTTCAACGCTTCCCAGACGCGTGGGCAGAAACGGGTGGTATGGGGTTAGCAAAACATCGCCCAGCCCTATTTATAGAGGTCAAGCCCGGGACAGACCCCGTCCGCATGCGCCAATACCCTATGCCCGCGGAAGCCAAAAATGGCATCACATTGCATATCCACCGCCTCCTTGACTTCGGGGTCCTACGCACCTGCCACTCAGCATGGAATACCCCCCTGCTGCCCGTGCGCAAACCCAACAGCAGGGAATACAGACCAGTGCAGGACCTGAGAGAAGTCAATAAGCGGGTGATGGACATACATCCAACCGTTCCTAACCCCTATACTCTCCTGAGCACCCTCAGCCCAGAAAAACAATGGTATACTGTTCTGGAtctaaaagatgcttttttcagCCTACCACTAGCACCTAAAAGTCAAGAGCTATTTGCATTCGAGTGGACAGATCCAGACAGGGGCATAAATGGCCAGCTCACTTGGACCAGACTGCCACAAGGATTCAAGAACTCTCCGACCCTGTTCGACGAGGCTCTACACGAAGATTTAAGTGAGTACAGACAACAACACCCTAATATAACTCTCCTACAGTATGTTGATGATCTCTTAATAGCTCCCAAGACACCCGAAGCCTGCATCCAGGGAACCGAAGGTCTCCTGCGAACTCTGGGAACCTTAGGCTACCACGCCTCAGCAAAGAAGGCTCAGATCTGCAAGTCAGAGGTAACTTACCTGGGTTACTTACTGAGAGGGGGGCAACGCTGGCTAACGGATGCCCGGAAGGAGACTGTCCTTCGTATTCCCAGACCGCAGACACCACGACAGGTGAGGGAATTCCTAGGGTCGGCTGGGTTCTGCAGACTATGGATACCAGGGTTTGCTGAATTAGCAAAACCTTTATACCAGGCAACAAAAGATCAACAGCCCTTTAGTTGGACGGAAGAAGCCGAACAGGACTTCCAACAAATTAAAACTGCTCTGCTATCAGCACCTGCCCTGGGACTCCCTGATGTCTCCAAACCCTTCCACCTATATGTAGATGAAAACCGGAGCATAGCCAAGGCGGTGCTAACCCAGCATTTGGGCCCTTGGCGCAGGCCAGTAGCCTATCTGTCTAAAAAGCTAGATCCAGTGGCCGCCGGATGGCCACCCTGTCTCCGGATGATTGCAGCCACTGCCCTAATGGTAAAGGACGCTGATAAGCTGACCATGGGCCAAAAGCTACAAGTGACCACCCCACATGCCATCAAGGGCATCCTCAAGCAGCCGCCTGACCAATGGCTGAGCAATGCCCGACTCACTCATTACCAGGGACTGCTGTTGAACCCCCTCAGGGTCATCTTCACCCCCCCAACGGCCCTGAACCCAGCATCACTGCTGCCAGACCCAGACATGGGAACCCCACTTCATGACTGCGCCGACATACTGGCTCAAGTTTATGGGGTCTGGGAGGACTTGCAGGATCAGCCATTATCGGATGCAGACGCCATCTGGTTTACCGACGGAAGCAGCTTCGTTCACCAAGGACAAAGGTATGCAGGAGCAGTCGTGACTTCAGAGACCGAGGTGGTGTAGGCAGAAGCTCTAC CCGGAACCTCGGCCCAGAAGGCTGAGCTAATAGCCTTAACCCAGGCCCTAAAGTTAGGAAGAGACCGCAAACTAACCGTGTACACTGATAGCCGATATGCCTTCGCCACCGCTCATGTACATGGGGCGATATACAGAGAACGGGGGCTCCTCACAGCTGAAGGgaaagacatcaaaaataaagaagagattctAACCCTGCTAGCAGCCTTATGGGAACCCAAAAAGCTAGCGATTGTGCATTGCCCAGGACACCAGAAGACAACCGACCCAGTTTCCCGGGGCAACAATTTGGCCGATCAGACTGCAAAAAACATAGCTCGGCCCCCAGCGCAATTGCTGACCCTACAGCTGCCAGACCCCGGACCCTGGGAAttgccccccagccctga AGACTCCAAAAGCAGCATTATACTCCCAGATAAACTAGGATGGCAGGTTCTAGAGCAGATCCATCGCAGCACCCACTTAGGTTCCCGGCGAATGTTGGACTTACTGAGACAGACTggactaaaaatcagaaatgtctctgaTAAGGTCGATCAAGTAGTCACTAAATGTACAGTGTGCCAACTCAACAATGCGAGTAGCAATCCTCAGACAACAGGGGTAAGACAAAGAGGGAGCAGACCAGGGACCTATTGGGAAGTAGATTTCACTGaggtaaaaccaggaaaatatggatataagTATTTGCTAGTTTTTGTAGATACCTTTTCAGGATGGACTGAAGCCTTTCCAACCAAGAATGAAACGGCACAGATTGTAGCCAAAAAGATCCTGGAAGAAATCctgcccaggtatggttttccagtaATGATAGGGTCAGACAATGGACCTGCATTCGTCTCTAAGGTAAGTCAGGGACTGGATTCCATACTTGGGGctgattggaaattacattgtgcataccgaccccaaagctcaggacaggtagagagaatgaacagaacaTTAAAGGAGACCCTAACCAAATTGACCATGGAGACTGGAGCTAATTGGGTGGTCCTTCTCCCCTATGCTCTGTTCAGGGTGCGTAATTCCCCATACAAACTGGGACTCACACCCTATGAAATATTACATGGTAGACCACCC CCCATCATCCCTAACCTAAAAGATAACCTTGTCAAAGCTGAGAATGATAATAGTCTTGAATTCTTGTTCTCCCTACAAGCCTTGCAGAGGGTCCATGAAGATGTATGGCCCAAATTAAAGGAACTCTATGAGACTGGACCCCTGCCTATTCCACATCAATTCCGGCCAGGGGATTGGGTCCTCGTCAAACGTCATCGGCAGGGAACTCTGGAGCCCAGGTGGAAAGGACCCTTCCAGGTCATCCTGACAACGCCTACTGCCATCAAAGTAGACAAAATCGCCACCTGGATCCATTTCGCCCATGCCAAACCAGTGGACCTGTTCTCAGACCTCATCGGACCTTCAAAGACAACCTGGACTGTTGATCGGACTAAGGACAATCCTTTAAAATTGACCCTACGCcgccaacggactgagccataa